A genome region from Bradyrhizobium sp. WSM1417 includes the following:
- the rplO gene encoding 50S ribosomal protein L15, with protein sequence MKLSDIADNAGSRKKRMRVGRGIGSGKGKQAGRGGKGQTARSGVRIKGFEGGQMPLHRRLPKRGFNNIFRVEFAEINLDRLQDAVDAKKIDAGSVVNVESLVKAGVLRRAKGGLRLLGRGEFKAKLNIEVHGASKTAIAAVEKAGGSVKILAPAKEEGEAA encoded by the coding sequence ATGAAGCTCAGCGATATCGCCGACAATGCCGGCTCGCGCAAGAAGCGTATGCGCGTCGGCCGCGGCATTGGTTCGGGCAAGGGCAAGCAGGCCGGCCGCGGTGGCAAGGGCCAGACCGCGCGTTCGGGCGTGCGCATCAAGGGTTTCGAAGGCGGCCAGATGCCCTTGCATCGCCGTCTGCCCAAGCGTGGCTTCAACAACATCTTCCGCGTGGAGTTCGCCGAGATCAATCTCGACCGGCTCCAGGACGCGGTCGATGCCAAAAAGATCGACGCCGGCAGCGTCGTGAACGTCGAATCCCTGGTCAAGGCCGGCGTGCTGCGCCGCGCCAAGGGTGGCCTGCGGCTGCTCGGCCGCGGCGAGTTCAAGGCCAAGCTCAACATCGAAGTGCACGGCGCCTCGAAGACCGCGATCGCGGCAGTCGAGAAGGCCGGCGGCTCGGTGAAGATCCTCGCGCCTGCCAAGGAAGAAGGCGAGGCGGCGTAA
- the rpmD gene encoding 50S ribosomal protein L30 yields MAKSTVTTAKTIKIEQTGSAIRRHHSQRSTLIGLKLNKIGRTSELPDTPAVRGMILKVHHLVRIVDEK; encoded by the coding sequence ATGGCCAAGAGTACCGTTACGACCGCAAAGACGATCAAGATCGAGCAGACCGGCAGCGCGATCCGCCGCCATCACTCGCAGCGTTCGACGCTGATCGGGCTCAAGCTCAATAAGATCGGCCGCACCAGCGAACTGCCGGACACCCCGGCGGTCCGCGGCATGATTTTGAAAGTTCACCATCTCGTTCGCATCGTCGACGAGAAGTAA
- the rpsE gene encoding 30S ribosomal protein S5 encodes MAEREQRGGRDQRGGGRERREERDSEFVDKLVHINRVAKVVKGGKRFGFAALVVIGDQKGRAGFGHGKAREVPEAIRKATESAKRNLTRVSLREGRTLHHDIAGRHGAGRVYLRAAPAGTGIIAGGPMRAVFETLGVQDVVAKSIGSSNPYNMVRATFDALKHQDSPRSVAARRNIKVSTLQSRRIGGDAEAVAE; translated from the coding sequence ATGGCAGAACGCGAACAACGTGGTGGACGCGATCAACGCGGCGGCGGACGTGAACGCAGGGAAGAGCGCGACAGCGAGTTCGTCGACAAGCTCGTCCACATCAATCGCGTCGCCAAGGTCGTCAAAGGCGGCAAGCGCTTCGGTTTCGCAGCGCTGGTCGTGATCGGCGACCAGAAGGGCCGCGCCGGCTTCGGTCATGGCAAGGCGCGCGAAGTGCCCGAGGCGATCCGCAAGGCAACCGAATCCGCCAAGCGCAACCTGACCCGCGTGTCGCTGCGCGAGGGCCGCACGCTGCATCACGACATCGCTGGCCGTCATGGCGCGGGCCGTGTTTACCTGCGCGCAGCTCCGGCCGGTACCGGCATCATCGCCGGCGGTCCGATGCGCGCCGTGTTCGAGACGCTCGGCGTCCAGGACGTGGTTGCGAAGTCGATCGGCTCGTCGAACCCGTACAACATGGTTCGCGCAACCTTCGATGCGCTGAAGCATCAGGATTCGCCGCGCTCGGTCGCTGCCCGCCGCAACATCAAGGTGTCCACCCTCCAGTCCCGCCGTATCGGTGGTGACGCCGAGGCGGTTGCCGAATAA
- the rplR gene encoding 50S ribosomal protein L18: MSKAKVTNARRKRSVRLKLRRSGGGRPRLSVFRSSKHIYAQVIDDLKGETLASASSLEKSMRDGGKTGADIDAAKAVGKLLAERAAEKGVKEVVFDRGSYLYHGRVKALADAARESGLSF; this comes from the coding sequence ATGTCGAAAGCCAAGGTTACGAATGCCCGGCGCAAGCGCAGTGTACGACTGAAGCTGCGCCGCTCGGGTGGCGGCCGTCCGCGCCTGTCGGTGTTCCGCTCGTCCAAGCACATCTACGCCCAGGTCATCGACGACCTGAAGGGCGAGACGCTGGCCTCTGCCTCGTCGCTCGAGAAGTCGATGCGCGACGGCGGCAAGACCGGCGCCGATATCGATGCGGCGAAGGCGGTCGGCAAGCTGCTGGCCGAGCGCGCCGCCGAGAAGGGTGTCAAGGAAGTCGTGTTCGATCGCGGCAGCTATCTCTATCACGGGCGCGTCAAGGCTCTTGCCGACGCGGCGCGTGAGAGCGGGCTGAGCTTCTAA
- the rplF gene encoding 50S ribosomal protein L6, with amino-acid sequence MSRVGKRPVAVPSGVTATVDGQTVKMKGPKGQLQFVVHSDVEVKLDNGQVKVNPRVETNRARALYGTARAQVANLVEGVTKGFEKKLEITGVGYRAALQGKNLQLALGYSHDVVYAIPEGITITVPKPTEITVTGSDIQRVGQVAAEIRSYRPPEPYKGKGVKYVGEFIFRKEGKKK; translated from the coding sequence ATGTCACGTGTTGGCAAAAGGCCGGTAGCGGTGCCGTCGGGTGTGACCGCGACCGTCGACGGGCAGACCGTCAAGATGAAGGGGCCGAAGGGCCAGCTTCAGTTCGTCGTCCATAGCGACGTCGAGGTGAAGCTCGACAACGGCCAGGTCAAGGTGAACCCGCGGGTCGAGACCAACCGCGCACGGGCCCTGTACGGGACCGCTCGCGCCCAGGTCGCGAATCTGGTCGAAGGCGTCACCAAGGGTTTCGAGAAGAAGCTCGAAATCACCGGCGTCGGTTACCGCGCCGCGCTGCAGGGCAAGAACCTGCAGCTCGCGCTCGGCTACAGCCACGATGTGGTCTACGCGATCCCGGAAGGGATCACGATCACCGTGCCGAAGCCGACCGAGATCACGGTGACCGGCAGCGACATTCAGCGCGTCGGCCAGGTCGCCGCCGAGATTCGCTCCTATCGTCCGCCGGAGCCCTACAAGGGCAAGGGCGTGAAGTATGTTGGCGAATTCATCTTCCGCAAGGAAGGCAAGAAGAAGTAA
- the rpsH gene encoding 30S ribosomal protein S8, translated as MSTHDPISDLITRIRNAQMRSKNKVSTPGSKMRENVLEVLKSEGYIRGYATLEHSSGRSEIEIELKYFDGEPVIREIERVSKPGRRVYASVKNLPRVNNGLGISVLSTPKGIMADHSAREANVGGEVLFTVF; from the coding sequence ATGTCTACGCACGATCCAATCAGCGATCTGATCACCCGCATCCGCAACGCGCAGATGCGCTCCAAGAACAAGGTCTCCACGCCTGGCTCGAAGATGCGCGAGAACGTGCTCGAGGTGCTGAAGAGCGAAGGTTACATCCGCGGTTACGCCACGCTCGAGCACTCCTCGGGCCGCAGCGAGATCGAGATCGAGCTGAAGTATTTCGACGGCGAGCCCGTTATCCGCGAGATCGAGCGTGTCTCCAAGCCCGGGCGTCGCGTTTACGCCTCGGTGAAGAACCTGCCGCGGGTCAATAACGGACTCGGCATTTCGGTGTTGTCGACCCCGAAGGGAATCATGGCTGACCACAGTGCGCGTGAAGCGAACGTGGGCGGCGAAGTTCTCTTCACGGTGTTCTGA
- the rpsN gene encoding 30S ribosomal protein S14, which produces MAKKSSIEKNNRRKRMTKNAAPKRERLKAIIADKTLPMEERFAATLKLAEMPRNSSATRIRLRCELSGRSRSNYRLTKLSRIAMRDLGSRGMVPGLVKSSW; this is translated from the coding sequence ATGGCAAAGAAGAGTTCAATCGAGAAGAACAACCGGCGCAAGCGGATGACGAAGAACGCCGCTCCGAAGCGCGAGCGGTTGAAGGCGATCATCGCCGACAAGACGCTGCCGATGGAGGAGCGGTTTGCTGCGACCCTGAAGCTGGCCGAAATGCCGCGCAACTCGTCGGCGACCCGTATCCGTCTGCGTTGCGAGCTGTCGGGCCGTTCGCGCTCGAACTATCGCTTGACCAAACTGTCCCGCATCGCAATGCGGGACCTTGGCTCCAGGGGCATGGTCCCGGGCCTCGTGAAGTCCAGCTGGTAA